A region of Elusimicrobiota bacterium DNA encodes the following proteins:
- a CDS encoding AAA family ATPase: MIRKWRVFWKNHWVMVLIIVSVVLLIFFSIWGLMSLESFYRKLTVSTLPIQLLMTALNAFVFVYMYMTVFRGGFGSMQKTKVHTKDIEVRFKDVIGLEGAKKEAMEVVKLLRDRVQVKKIGGKIVKGILLIGPPGCGKTLLAKAIATEAKMPFLSMSGSEFVEIFVGVGASRVRKLFKKAREYAYSEGACIVFIDEIEVIGRGRTFSYLGGGEETNSTQNQLLVEIDGLESKGHNVIVIGATNAKEEVLDKALLRPGRFDRKIYVGLPNLKERDDIFKYYMANVKYDPSIEISRLARKTVYKSPADIENIIKESALIATRNGREIIAFADLSEAMDRIDLGLETHIMMSPIEREQTAFHEAGHAIALYFLHPTDDVFKATIKSRGPALGMVTHHPREELHTHSRNKLMADIKVSLAGYITEKLKYGNTTSGVSGDFQNATAIAHAMVWKYGMGLGSMVGDFTVIPDQELSNSLKEKLNDETVQILNDCLAQVEKFLKHEWDLVEALGEKLIKEEEVDYDGIVELFKVMGRDKDASGGKLIGTDAPPQPLK, encoded by the coding sequence ATGATTAGAAAATGGAGAGTTTTCTGGAAAAATCACTGGGTAATGGTTCTTATAATTGTTTCAGTAGTATTGCTTATTTTCTTTTCAATATGGGGCCTAATGAGCCTGGAGTCGTTTTATAGGAAGCTTACGGTTTCAACACTTCCGATCCAGCTTCTAATGACGGCTCTTAATGCTTTTGTATTCGTTTACATGTACATGACAGTTTTCCGCGGCGGTTTTGGCTCTATGCAGAAAACCAAGGTTCATACTAAAGATATAGAAGTAAGATTTAAAGACGTTATAGGCCTTGAAGGCGCAAAAAAAGAGGCCATGGAAGTAGTAAAGCTTCTTAGAGACCGCGTTCAGGTTAAAAAAATAGGCGGGAAAATTGTTAAAGGAATTCTGCTTATAGGACCTCCGGGATGCGGAAAAACCCTTCTTGCAAAGGCGATTGCTACGGAAGCAAAAATGCCTTTTCTTTCTATGTCAGGAAGCGAATTTGTTGAAATATTTGTAGGTGTCGGCGCGTCCAGAGTGAGAAAGCTTTTTAAGAAAGCCAGGGAATATGCCTATTCTGAAGGGGCCTGCATAGTATTTATTGATGAAATAGAAGTTATCGGAAGAGGCAGGACGTTTTCCTACTTAGGCGGCGGGGAAGAAACTAACAGCACGCAAAACCAGCTTCTTGTTGAAATTGACGGGCTTGAAAGCAAGGGGCATAACGTTATAGTTATCGGGGCGACAAACGCAAAAGAAGAAGTGCTAGATAAAGCGCTCCTTCGCCCGGGAAGGTTTGATAGAAAAATTTATGTGGGATTACCGAACTTAAAAGAAAGAGACGATATTTTTAAGTATTATATGGCTAATGTAAAGTATGATCCTTCTATTGAAATTTCACGCCTGGCAAGAAAAACAGTTTATAAATCGCCTGCTGATATTGAAAATATAATAAAGGAAAGCGCTCTTATAGCAACTCGTAACGGCAGAGAAATCATTGCTTTTGCAGACTTGTCCGAAGCTATGGACAGGATTGACCTTGGCCTTGAAACCCATATAATGATGTCGCCAATTGAAAGAGAGCAGACCGCATTTCATGAGGCAGGCCATGCCATAGCACTTTATTTTCTTCATCCGACCGACGATGTTTTTAAAGCTACAATTAAATCGCGCGGGCCGGCTCTCGGAATGGTTACTCATCATCCAAGGGAAGAGCTTCATACCCATTCAAGGAACAAACTTATGGCGGATATCAAGGTGAGCCTGGCAGGCTATATTACGGAAAAGCTTAAATACGGCAATACTACAAGCGGTGTTTCCGGAGATTTCCAAAATGCTACAGCTATCGCCCATGCAATGGTATGGAAATACGGCATGGGCTTAGGCTCTATGGTAGGCGATTTTACCGTGATACCAGACCAGGAACTATCAAACAGCCTTAAAGAAAAACTAAATGATGAAACCGTCCAGATACTTAATGACTGCTTGGCCCAGGTTGAAAAATTCCTAAAACACGAGTGGGATCTGGTTGAAGCTTTGGGTGAAAAACTTATTAAGGAAGAAGAAGTAGATTATGACGGTATCGTTGAGCTTTTTAAAGTTATGGGCCGGGACAAGGACGCTTCCGGCGGAAAACTTATAGGAACAGATGCACCTCCTCAGCCGCTGAAATAG